A portion of the Rhodopseudomonas sp. BAL398 genome contains these proteins:
- a CDS encoding transglycosylase domain-containing protein: protein MRKIVPTAWTTKIRHWLLDLDARIDSTLFSSAVGLRELYERFSTFMDRFYVGRWKRWVFIEPLSEAATIGLCGLILMLALAVPAFRETANDDWLKKSDLAVTFLDRYGNPIGNRGIKHNDSIPLEEFPDNLIKATLATEDRRFYDHFGIDVPGTLRALITNAQAGGVRQGGSSITQQLAKNLFLSNERTIERKVNEAFLAIWLETRLTKNEILKLYLDRAYMGGGTFGVDGAAHFYFNKSVRDLNLAESAMLAGLFKAPTKYAPHINLPAARARANQVLDNLVEAGFMTEGQVFGARRNPATAVDRRDENSPNYYLDWAFDEMRKLVDTFPKSYSERVFVVRTAIDMNVQHAAEDAIENQLRQFGRDYHATQAATVVADLDGGVRAMVGGRDYGSSQFNRAVDAYRQPGSSFKPYVYTTALLNGFKPDSIVVDGPVCIGNWCPQNYGHSYAGRVTLTQAITRSINVVPVKLSIMLGGKNKNPAKVGRAMIVKVARRFGITAPLPDTPSLPIGADEVTVLEHAVAFATFPNKGKSVTPHAILEVRTGAGDLVWRFDRDGKKPMQAIPAPIAAEMAGMMSHVVSEGTARRARLDGIPTAGKTGTTNNYRDAWFVGYTGNFTCAVWYGNDDYSPTNRVTGGSLPAQTWHDIMVTAHRGVEVKEIAGIGAGTKLPPDAAAAARQAANDPDSKPGPPPILTNRGADILVRVEKMLDEASKSLPSVSEPIKPVSSNPAVFPGSFAAAAPGDAAAASPRKN, encoded by the coding sequence GTGCGCAAGATCGTGCCAACCGCATGGACGACAAAGATCCGGCACTGGCTGCTGGATCTCGATGCGCGCATCGATTCCACGCTGTTCTCCTCGGCGGTCGGTCTGCGCGAATTATACGAGCGCTTCTCCACCTTCATGGACCGGTTCTATGTCGGCCGCTGGAAGCGCTGGGTGTTCATCGAACCGTTGTCGGAAGCCGCCACCATCGGGCTGTGCGGCTTGATCCTGATGCTGGCGCTGGCCGTGCCGGCGTTTCGCGAAACCGCCAATGACGACTGGCTGAAGAAATCCGATCTGGCGGTGACGTTCCTCGATCGCTACGGCAATCCGATCGGCAACCGCGGCATCAAGCACAATGACTCGATTCCGCTGGAAGAATTTCCCGACAACCTGATCAAGGCGACGCTCGCCACCGAAGACCGCCGCTTCTACGATCATTTCGGCATCGACGTGCCCGGTACGCTGCGCGCGCTGATCACCAATGCCCAGGCCGGCGGCGTCCGCCAGGGCGGATCGTCGATCACCCAGCAATTGGCCAAAAACCTGTTCCTGTCCAACGAACGCACCATCGAGCGCAAGGTCAACGAAGCCTTCCTGGCGATCTGGCTGGAAACAAGGCTGACCAAGAACGAGATTTTGAAGCTCTACCTCGACCGCGCCTATATGGGCGGCGGCACCTTCGGCGTCGACGGCGCGGCGCATTTCTACTTCAACAAATCGGTGCGCGACCTCAACCTCGCGGAATCCGCGATGCTGGCCGGGCTGTTCAAGGCGCCGACCAAATACGCCCCGCACATCAACCTGCCGGCGGCGCGCGCCCGCGCCAACCAGGTGCTGGACAATCTGGTCGAGGCCGGATTCATGACCGAGGGTCAGGTGTTCGGCGCACGGCGCAATCCCGCCACCGCGGTCGATCGTCGTGACGAGAATTCGCCGAACTACTATCTCGACTGGGCGTTCGACGAGATGCGCAAGCTGGTCGATACCTTTCCGAAATCCTATTCCGAGCGGGTGTTCGTTGTCCGCACCGCGATCGACATGAACGTGCAGCACGCCGCCGAAGACGCGATCGAAAACCAGCTGCGCCAGTTCGGCCGCGACTATCACGCCACCCAGGCCGCGACCGTGGTGGCGGATCTCGACGGCGGCGTGCGGGCAATGGTCGGCGGCCGCGACTACGGCTCCAGCCAGTTCAACCGCGCGGTCGACGCCTATCGCCAACCCGGTTCGTCATTCAAGCCCTACGTCTACACCACCGCGCTGCTCAACGGCTTCAAGCCGGATTCGATCGTGGTCGACGGTCCGGTCTGCATCGGCAATTGGTGTCCGCAGAATTACGGTCACTCTTATGCCGGCCGGGTGACCCTGACCCAGGCGATCACCCGTTCGATCAATGTGGTGCCGGTGAAGCTCTCGATCATGCTGGGCGGCAAGAACAAGAATCCCGCCAAGGTCGGCCGCGCCATGATCGTCAAGGTCGCGCGCCGCTTCGGCATCACGGCGCCGCTGCCCGACACCCCCTCGCTGCCGATCGGCGCCGACGAAGTCACCGTGCTCGAGCACGCCGTCGCCTTTGCGACCTTCCCGAACAAGGGCAAGTCGGTGACGCCGCACGCGATCCTGGAAGTCCGCACCGGCGCCGGCGACCTGGTCTGGCGCTTCGACCGCGACGGCAAAAAGCCGATGCAGGCGATCCCGGCGCCGATCGCCGCAGAGATGGCCGGGATGATGAGTCACGTCGTCTCCGAAGGCACCGCACGCCGCGCCCGGCTGGACGGCATCCCGACCGCCGGCAAGACCGGCACCACCAATAATTATCGCGATGCCTGGTTCGTCGGTTACACCGGCAACTTCACCTGCGCGGTGTGGTACGGCAACGACGATTACTCCCCGACCAACCGCGTCACCGGCGGCTCGCTGCCGGCACAGACCTGGCACGACATCATGGTGACGGCGCATCGGGGCGTCGAGGTCAAGGAGATCGCCGGCATCGGCGCCGGAACCAAGCTGCCGCCCGACGCCGCCGCGGCCGCCCGTCAGGCGGCGAACGACCCCGACAGCAAGCCCGGTCCGCCGCCGATCCTCACCAACCGCGGCGCCGACATTCTGGTGCGCGTGGAAAAAATGCTCGACGAAGCCAGCAAGTCGCTTCCATCCGTGTCCGAACCGATTAAGCCGGTGTCGTCAAATCCGGCCGTATTCCCGGGCAGCTTCGCCGCCGCCGCGCCCGGCGATGCGGCTGCCGCCTCGCCGCGCAAGAATTGA
- a CDS encoding MDR family MFS transporter, which yields MSTSESHRREPASEPLLSDEAAAELTLIPTEVIDIGDAPPLAPAALSKSDVRAILMSLLLTMFLAALDQTIVATALPTIGRQFNDVTSLSWVITAYLLASTAVAPVFGTLSDIYGRRAMIILSLSLFVAGSIMCALAPSMTVLILGRALQGLGGGGIMPIVQTVISDVVTPRERGQYQAYFSAVWVSAGIGGPILGGLFAEHLHWSMIFWINVPLAIGALSLLLPKMKKIPLFHRRRKVDWAGGLLLMASALALMLVLTWGGNRFSWLSPTILALAGAAIVLGVSFVWHALHTAEPFLPLPLLGGSVVGYAMVAGGLAMGAMIGLTVHMPLYYEVVYHLSASESGLALIPIAAVSVGGAAFAGRAMTHMVHYKRIALLGTSFSALMACALAVLAPLPLWALLTLLSAFSIGLGTVFPVSVVSIQNAVARPQIGTATGAMNFFRALMASFTVAAFATILLLTLPGNVSLAGEHSHVVGAIPAADLVMAFRYVFGAAALMLATSAACLVVMEERPLAGPALPVELAE from the coding sequence ATGAGCACGTCCGAGAGTCACCGCCGCGAACCGGCCAGCGAGCCCTTGTTGTCCGATGAGGCCGCGGCCGAACTCACTCTGATCCCGACCGAGGTGATCGATATCGGCGACGCGCCGCCGCTGGCGCCGGCGGCGCTGTCCAAGAGCGACGTCCGCGCCATCCTGATGAGCCTGCTGCTGACCATGTTCCTGGCCGCGCTGGACCAGACCATCGTCGCCACCGCGCTGCCGACCATCGGCCGCCAGTTCAACGACGTCACCAGCCTGTCCTGGGTGATTACCGCTTATCTCTTGGCCTCGACCGCGGTGGCGCCGGTGTTCGGCACGCTCAGCGACATCTATGGCCGCCGTGCCATGATCATCCTGTCGCTCAGCCTGTTCGTCGCCGGCTCGATCATGTGCGCGCTGGCGCCGAGCATGACGGTGCTGATCCTCGGCCGCGCCCTGCAGGGGCTGGGCGGCGGCGGCATCATGCCGATCGTCCAGACCGTGATTTCCGACGTGGTGACGCCGCGCGAGCGCGGCCAGTACCAGGCCTATTTCTCCGCCGTGTGGGTCTCGGCCGGGATCGGCGGGCCGATCCTCGGCGGGTTGTTCGCCGAGCATCTGCACTGGTCGATGATCTTCTGGATCAACGTGCCGCTGGCGATCGGCGCCTTGTCGCTACTGCTGCCGAAGATGAAGAAGATCCCGCTGTTCCACCGCCGCCGCAAGGTCGACTGGGCCGGCGGCTTGCTGCTGATGGCCTCGGCGCTGGCCCTGATGCTGGTGCTGACCTGGGGCGGCAATCGGTTTTCCTGGCTGTCGCCGACCATCCTGGCGCTGGCCGGCGCGGCCATTGTGCTCGGCGTCAGCTTCGTCTGGCATGCGCTGCATACCGCCGAGCCGTTCCTGCCGCTGCCATTGCTCGGCGGCTCGGTGGTGGGCTACGCGATGGTGGCCGGCGGCCTGGCGATGGGGGCGATGATCGGGCTCACCGTACACATGCCGCTGTATTACGAGGTGGTCTACCATCTCAGCGCCAGCGAATCCGGCCTGGCGCTGATCCCGATCGCCGCGGTCTCGGTCGGCGGCGCCGCCTTCGCCGGCCGCGCCATGACCCATATGGTGCATTACAAGCGGATCGCGCTGCTCGGCACGTCGTTTTCGGCGCTGATGGCCTGCGCGCTGGCGGTGCTGGCGCCGCTGCCGCTGTGGGCGCTGCTGACGCTGCTGTCGGCGTTCTCGATCGGGCTCGGCACGGTGTTTCCGGTCAGCGTGGTGTCGATCCAGAACGCGGTGGCGCGGCCGCAGATCGGCACCGCCACCGGGGCGATGAATTTCTTTCGCGCGCTGATGGCCTCGTTCACGGTGGCGGCCTTCGCCACGATCCTGTTGCTGACGCTGCCCGGCAATGTCTCGCTCGCCGGCGAGCACAGCCATGTCGTCGGCGCGATCCCGGCGGCCGACCTGGTGATGGCGTTCCGCTACGTGTTCGGCGCCGCGGCGCTGATGCTGGCGACCTCCGCCGCCTGCCTGGTGGTGATGGAAGAACGCCCGCTGGCGGGGCCGGCGCTGCCGGTGGAACTGGCCGAATAG
- a CDS encoding YcgN family cysteine cluster protein produces the protein MTAPRKRPSEQEGFFWKTKTLEEMSKSEWESLCDGCARCCLEKLEDEDSGRIYFTHVSCRLLDAGTCGCKDYPNRSKQVPDCVRLTPANVRTLNWLPPSCGYKLVAEGRDLYWWHPLISGNPNTVHEAGVSVRGRVQGSETDIPDHELEDHIVSWPMLLPKRAKLKKRPA, from the coding sequence ATGACAGCGCCTCGCAAACGGCCCTCGGAACAAGAGGGTTTCTTCTGGAAAACCAAGACATTGGAAGAGATGTCGAAGTCCGAATGGGAAAGCCTGTGCGACGGCTGCGCGCGCTGCTGTCTGGAAAAGCTCGAGGATGAGGATTCCGGCCGGATCTATTTCACCCATGTCTCCTGCCGGCTGCTCGATGCCGGAACCTGCGGCTGCAAGGACTATCCGAATCGCTCCAAGCAGGTTCCGGATTGCGTGCGGCTGACGCCGGCCAATGTCCGGACCCTGAACTGGCTGCCGCCGAGCTGCGGCTACAAGCTGGTGGCCGAGGGGCGCGATCTGTATTGGTGGCACCCGCTGATCTCCGGCAATCCCAACACCGTGCATGAGGCCGGGGTCTCGGTGCGCGGCCGGGTGCAGGGCAGCGAGACTGACATTCCCGACCATGAGCTCGAAGACCACATCGTGTCGTGGCCGATGCTGCTGCCGAAGCGGGCCAAGCTGAAGAAGCGGCCGGCCTGA
- a CDS encoding DUF1214 domain-containing protein, which translates to MRLIFFTLLALVIAAGIGVGATWMTATRGVDLDTLTIGAWTARPENGTADIDPYARASIARSGELPIGTGDGIAFTATMDDNNRPLDGRCDVAVSGVTPPARFWTLTMYDPKGYLVANSLQRYGFTSQEIVRVSDGAFDVRLAPRARSGNWLPTGGVDRYILVLRLYDTPVGVATRSRREAPMPAITTVGCP; encoded by the coding sequence GTGCGCTTGATCTTCTTCACATTGTTGGCGCTGGTGATCGCCGCCGGCATCGGCGTCGGTGCGACCTGGATGACGGCGACGCGCGGCGTCGATCTCGACACCCTGACGATCGGCGCCTGGACCGCGCGTCCGGAAAACGGCACCGCCGATATCGATCCCTATGCGCGCGCCTCGATCGCCCGCAGCGGCGAACTGCCGATCGGCACCGGCGACGGCATCGCCTTTACGGCGACGATGGACGACAACAACCGCCCGCTCGACGGCCGCTGCGACGTCGCCGTCAGCGGCGTGACGCCACCGGCGCGGTTCTGGACGCTGACAATGTACGATCCCAAGGGCTATCTGGTGGCCAATTCGCTGCAACGCTACGGCTTCACCAGCCAGGAGATCGTGCGCGTATCGGACGGCGCCTTCGACGTCCGGCTGGCGCCGCGCGCCCGATCCGGCAATTGGCTGCCGACCGGCGGAGTCGATCGCTATATCCTGGTGCTTCGGCTCTACGATACGCCGGTCGGCGTCGCCACCCGCTCCAGGCGCGAAGCCCCGATGCCGGCGATTACCACGGTGGGCTGCCCATGA
- a CDS encoding TAXI family TRAP transporter solute-binding subunit, whose protein sequence is MVHSDGSVPTARKPRRHGWLTLLLVLGAVMTIIAAAAAVWYALQPVTLRIAVGPPGSDDQRLIQALAQGFARERSAVRLAPIQTKGANESIALLAAGQTDLAVGRGDLDLPADAQSVAILRKNVAVLWVPASPPKGANKGDKKPAGRVKTIADLAGRKIGVVGRTSANIKLLKVILAESGVAPDKVTIAQFGTAQLAEMARDPSLDAFMAVGPLDSKITIEAIAATVRARGEPTFLPIDVGDAIAKKFPLYESEEIPGSIFSAKPARPDDKVDTVAVNHLIMARKSLSEVTVANLTRQLFAARQSLAHEAPGVTKIEAPDTDKDAAVPAHRGAAAFIDGTERTFLERYSDYIWGVVLLLSGLGSVGAWLRGYLNRDETSSGTALRDRALELIGQARQAASVDDLDRMQREVDSILRDTLACFDDGAIDDLSAFGLVLEQFQQAVAERRATLQQGGASSPAEA, encoded by the coding sequence ATGGTGCACTCCGACGGCTCGGTCCCAACCGCCCGAAAACCGCGCCGCCATGGCTGGCTGACGCTGCTGCTGGTGCTGGGCGCGGTGATGACCATCATCGCGGCCGCGGCGGCGGTGTGGTACGCGCTGCAACCGGTGACGCTGCGGATCGCGGTCGGCCCGCCCGGCAGCGACGACCAGCGGCTGATCCAGGCCTTGGCGCAGGGTTTTGCGCGCGAGCGCAGCGCGGTGCGGCTGGCGCCGATCCAGACCAAGGGCGCCAATGAGAGCATCGCGCTGCTGGCCGCCGGCCAGACCGACCTCGCGGTCGGCCGCGGCGATCTCGATCTGCCCGCCGACGCGCAATCGGTGGCGATCCTGCGCAAGAACGTCGCCGTGCTATGGGTGCCGGCGTCGCCGCCCAAAGGCGCCAACAAGGGCGACAAGAAGCCGGCCGGCCGGGTCAAGACGATCGCCGATCTGGCCGGGCGCAAGATCGGCGTGGTCGGGCGCACCAGCGCCAATATCAAGCTGCTCAAGGTGATCCTGGCCGAATCCGGCGTGGCGCCCGACAAGGTCACGATCGCGCAGTTCGGCACCGCCCAATTGGCCGAGATGGCGCGCGACCCGAGCCTCGACGCCTTCATGGCGGTGGGGCCGCTCGACAGCAAGATCACCATCGAGGCGATCGCCGCCACGGTGCGCGCCAGGGGCGAGCCGACATTTCTGCCGATCGATGTCGGCGATGCGATCGCCAAGAAGTTTCCGCTATACGAGTCCGAAGAAATTCCCGGCAGCATTTTCAGCGCCAAGCCGGCGCGGCCTGACGACAAGGTCGACACCGTCGCGGTCAACCATCTGATCATGGCGCGAAAGTCCCTATCGGAGGTCACCGTCGCCAATCTGACCCGGCAATTGTTCGCGGCGCGGCAATCTTTGGCCCATGAGGCGCCCGGCGTCACCAAGATCGAGGCACCCGACACCGACAAGGACGCCGCGGTGCCGGCGCATCGCGGCGCGGCGGCCTTCATCGACGGCACCGAGCGCACCTTTCTGGAGCGCTACAGCGATTACATCTGGGGCGTGGTGTTGCTGCTGTCCGGCCTCGGCTCGGTCGGCGCCTGGCTGCGCGGCTATCTCAATCGCGACGAGACGAGTAGCGGCACGGCCTTGCGGGACCGGGCGCTGGAGCTGATCGGGCAGGCGCGGCAGGCCGCCTCGGTGGACGACCTCGACCGCATGCAGCGCGAGGTCGATAGCATCCTGCGCGACACGCTGGCCTGTTTCGACGACGGCGCGATCGACGATCTGTCGGCCTTCGGCCTGGTGCTCGAGCAGTTTCAGCAGGCGGTGGCCGAGCGCCGGGCGACGCTGCAACAGGGCGGCGCGTCGTCGCCGGCCGAAGCTTGA
- a CDS encoding DUF3750 domain-containing protein, whose amino-acid sequence MIIFLLFIFVPLGASAARYFWSGEARGNWQTADRSSAGLLPAPAAHPEALIRVYAARTVRWRSIFAVHSWIVIKERGAKSYSRYDYTAWGEPIRSNGFAADARWFGATPEPIVAVDGEAASRLIPVVRDVIANYKFRTYGDYSAWPGPNSNTFVQAVLAAIPEIKAVLPPTAIGKDYPYQGHWFGLTPSRSGVFASLGGYLGLTIGWVEGFEINFFGAVLGFDLRRPALKLPGIGRLGMAVGG is encoded by the coding sequence GTGATCATCTTCCTGCTGTTTATTTTCGTGCCGCTCGGCGCATCGGCCGCGCGCTATTTCTGGAGCGGGGAGGCGCGGGGCAATTGGCAGACGGCGGATCGCTCCAGCGCCGGATTGCTGCCGGCGCCGGCCGCGCATCCCGAGGCGCTGATCCGGGTCTATGCGGCGCGGACGGTGCGCTGGCGCAGCATTTTCGCAGTTCACAGCTGGATCGTCATCAAGGAGCGCGGCGCCAAGAGTTACAGCCGTTATGACTACACCGCCTGGGGCGAACCGATCCGCAGCAACGGCTTCGCGGCCGACGCCCGCTGGTTCGGCGCAACCCCGGAACCGATCGTCGCGGTTGATGGCGAAGCCGCGAGCCGGCTGATCCCCGTGGTCCGCGACGTCATCGCCAACTACAAATTCCGCACCTATGGCGATTACAGCGCCTGGCCGGGCCCCAATTCCAATACCTTCGTGCAAGCGGTGCTGGCGGCGATTCCCGAGATCAAGGCGGTGCTGCCGCCGACCGCGATCGGCAAGGACTATCCGTATCAGGGCCATTGGTTCGGCCTGACGCCGTCGCGCAGCGGCGTGTTCGCCTCGCTCGGCGGCTATCTCGGCCTCACCATCGGCTGGGTGGAAGGCTTCGAGATCAATTTCTTCGGCGCGGTGCTGGGTTTCGATCTGCGCCGGCCGGCGCTGAAATTGCCGGGCATCGGCCGCCTCGGCATGGCGGTGGGCGGCTAG
- a CDS encoding patatin-like phospholipase family protein yields the protein MTSSPVESIPTDLATRQPEDGMALCLSGGGYRAMVFHIGVLWRLHETGLLHQLKRVSSVSGGSITAGFLALKWHDLSFKPNSTTTEFVPRIVAPLRALAGETIDAESVIFGVLMPGTIADRIAAAYDKALFKGATLQDLTDAPRFIINATNVQSGALWRFSKRYMRDYRVGEVVDPKLPLAQAVAASSAFPPVLSPCQLRLDPASFTPNSGTDLQKPPYTSKVVLTDGGVYDNLGLETAWKRYKTILVSDAGGKMAPEEEPKTDWARHSYRVLSLVDNQVRSLRKRQVIDSFEQGARAGAYWGIRTDIADYHLPDALPCPFDKTLQLADIATRLKRLDDQTLDRLINWGYAVCDAALRKWVMQS from the coding sequence ATGACCAGCTCACCTGTTGAATCGATTCCCACTGATCTCGCCACCAGGCAGCCCGAAGACGGCATGGCACTGTGCCTGTCGGGCGGCGGCTATCGCGCCATGGTGTTTCATATCGGCGTGCTGTGGCGGCTGCATGAAACTGGGTTGTTGCATCAGCTCAAACGCGTTTCCAGCGTCTCGGGCGGCTCGATCACCGCGGGTTTTCTCGCGCTGAAATGGCATGACCTCAGCTTCAAGCCGAACAGCACCACGACCGAATTCGTGCCCCGGATCGTCGCGCCGCTGCGCGCGCTGGCGGGCGAAACCATCGACGCGGAATCGGTGATCTTCGGGGTGCTGATGCCCGGCACCATCGCCGACCGGATCGCCGCCGCCTATGACAAGGCGCTGTTCAAGGGCGCCACGCTGCAAGACCTGACCGATGCGCCGCGTTTCATTATCAACGCCACCAATGTGCAGTCCGGCGCGCTGTGGCGGTTCTCCAAGCGCTATATGCGCGACTACCGCGTCGGCGAGGTGGTCGATCCGAAACTGCCGCTGGCGCAGGCGGTGGCGGCGTCGTCGGCGTTTCCGCCGGTGCTGTCGCCATGCCAGCTGCGGCTCGACCCCGCGAGCTTCACGCCGAATTCCGGGACCGATCTGCAAAAGCCGCCCTACACCAGCAAGGTGGTGCTGACCGACGGCGGCGTCTACGACAATCTCGGGCTGGAGACGGCGTGGAAGCGCTATAAGACCATTCTGGTCAGCGACGCCGGCGGCAAGATGGCGCCGGAGGAAGAGCCGAAGACCGATTGGGCGCGGCATTCCTATCGGGTGCTGAGTCTGGTCGACAATCAGGTGCGGTCGCTGCGCAAGCGCCAGGTCATCGACTCATTCGAGCAGGGCGCGCGCGCGGGCGCCTATTGGGGCATCCGCACCGACATCGCCGACTATCACTTGCCCGATGCGCTGCCGTGCCCGTTCGACAAGACGCTGCAACTCGCCGACATCGCCACCCGGCTGAAGCGGCTCGACGACCAGACCCTCGACCGGCTGATCAACTGGGGTTACGCGGTCTGCGACGCAGCCTTGCGCAAATGGGTGATGCAAAGCTGA
- a CDS encoding S8 family peptidase gives MADDTTSGPAKPDWPRSEDGRPMQFSLPADLVEFLLLGPADDRRVLQDSPLLGDVWAAYALDPGVVQDVLITPHRKATAAGVASIIPKGLEQRKRDLDAEDHPPRREKDRPDHAKIAYLQGLVGARLLFDEVLCVLVPLTQWWRQPQVADRIEKMDPGKLKRLLQRHTGNQAWSTPDTAATPAAATDDNFSSLERYIALAGLIYWVGKLQRPDKFRRPRTAPGMRLPTLPPLPPISPRQAFDLYQPYVDEIVGGMLALYPKVCGNLAELMSADRDDGDDEADAKAEGYIFQISLNRTASAALDRSVPAVKADAAHSLFKVNCKNIIWAVLDSGIDDQHPAFKMLVEPTDPKRGRQFVSRVRKTFDFTNIREIVSNDPDDVDDRDIAQLASVTGVPEPKVRDHLAAIAADAQAKRPINWALVEKLITLKNPSPPSNPHGTHVAGIIGADKTHVAEIIAADSDGEIDHNRKYLDGMCPDIRLYDFRVLGKTLQETEFAVIAALQYIRYVNERHNFITIHGANLSLSILHNVRNFACGRTPVCNECERLIESGVVVVAAAGNRGYQKFETKDGPFENYAAFSITDPGNSDGVITVGSTHGNWPQTYGVSFFSSRGPTGDGRLKPDLVAPGERVQSTVLGHDWAPESGTSMAAPHVSGAAAMLLARYDELVGQPRRVKQILCDSATDLGRERSFQGHGMLDVLRAFQSI, from the coding sequence ATGGCGGACGATACGACATCCGGGCCGGCGAAGCCCGATTGGCCGAGATCCGAAGACGGACGGCCGATGCAATTCTCGCTGCCCGCCGATCTGGTCGAATTCCTCTTGCTCGGCCCCGCCGACGATCGCCGCGTGCTGCAGGATTCTCCTTTGCTTGGCGACGTCTGGGCGGCTTACGCGCTCGACCCCGGCGTGGTCCAGGACGTGTTGATCACGCCGCACCGAAAGGCCACCGCGGCCGGAGTCGCAAGCATCATTCCCAAAGGCCTGGAGCAGCGAAAGCGGGATCTCGATGCCGAAGATCATCCGCCGAGGAGGGAGAAGGATCGGCCGGATCACGCCAAGATCGCCTACCTGCAAGGGCTGGTGGGAGCAAGGTTGCTGTTCGATGAGGTGCTCTGCGTGCTGGTGCCGCTGACGCAATGGTGGCGGCAACCGCAGGTCGCCGACCGGATCGAGAAAATGGATCCCGGCAAGCTGAAAAGGCTGCTGCAACGGCACACCGGCAATCAAGCTTGGTCGACGCCGGACACGGCCGCCACGCCGGCCGCCGCGACGGACGACAATTTTTCGTCGTTGGAGCGATACATCGCGCTGGCCGGTCTGATCTATTGGGTCGGCAAATTGCAGCGTCCCGACAAATTCCGCCGACCGCGGACCGCGCCCGGCATGCGGTTGCCGACGCTGCCACCGCTGCCGCCGATCAGCCCCCGACAGGCATTCGATCTGTATCAGCCTTATGTCGACGAGATCGTCGGCGGGATGCTGGCGCTGTATCCCAAGGTCTGCGGCAATCTCGCCGAGCTGATGTCGGCCGATCGCGACGATGGCGATGACGAGGCCGACGCCAAGGCCGAAGGCTACATCTTCCAGATTTCGTTGAACAGGACAGCGTCCGCCGCGCTCGATCGTTCGGTGCCGGCGGTGAAAGCCGACGCCGCCCATTCGCTGTTCAAGGTGAACTGCAAGAATATCATCTGGGCGGTGCTGGATTCCGGGATCGACGACCAGCACCCGGCATTCAAGATGCTGGTTGAACCGACCGATCCGAAACGAGGCCGGCAATTCGTCTCGCGGGTCCGCAAGACGTTCGATTTCACCAATATCCGCGAAATCGTCAGCAACGATCCGGACGACGTCGACGACCGGGATATCGCTCAGCTCGCCAGCGTGACCGGTGTGCCCGAGCCCAAGGTAAGAGATCATCTCGCAGCTATCGCAGCAGACGCGCAGGCAAAACGCCCGATCAACTGGGCGCTGGTGGAGAAACTCATCACCCTGAAGAATCCGTCGCCGCCGAGCAATCCGCACGGCACCCACGTCGCCGGCATCATCGGCGCGGACAAGACCCATGTCGCCGAGATCATCGCGGCGGACAGCGATGGTGAAATCGACCACAACAGAAAATACCTCGACGGCATGTGTCCCGACATCCGGCTGTATGATTTTCGCGTGTTGGGCAAGACCTTGCAGGAAACCGAATTCGCGGTGATCGCCGCGCTGCAATACATCCGCTATGTCAACGAGCGGCACAATTTCATCACCATCCACGGCGCCAATCTCAGCCTGTCGATCCTGCACAATGTCCGCAACTTCGCCTGCGGACGCACCCCGGTCTGCAATGAGTGCGAACGGCTGATCGAGAGCGGGGTGGTGGTGGTCGCAGCGGCGGGAAATCGCGGCTATCAGAAATTCGAGACCAAGGACGGTCCGTTCGAGAACTACGCCGCCTTCAGCATCACCGATCCCGGCAACAGCGACGGCGTGATCACGGTGGGCTCGACCCATGGCAATTGGCCGCAGACTTATGGCGTCAGCTTCTTTTCCAGCCGCGGGCCGACCGGCGACGGCCGGCTCAAACCCGATTTGGTGGCGCCCGGAGAGCGGGTGCAATCGACGGTGCTGGGCCACGACTGGGCGCCGGAATCTGGCACCAGCATGGCGGCGCCGCATGTCAGCGGCGCCGCCGCGATGCTGCTGGCGCGCTATGACGAGTTGGTCGGGCAGCCGCGGCGGGTGAAGCAGATCCTGTGCGACAGCGCCACCGATCTCGGTCGCGAGCGGAGTTTTCAGGGCCACGGCATGCTCGACGTGCTGCGCGCCTTTCAGTCGATTTGA